The proteins below come from a single Anderseniella sp. Alg231-50 genomic window:
- a CDS encoding trimethylamine methyltransferase family protein — protein sequence MNVQRGRRGGRRQAGTETPVRDVNYRNLVNPFAPQPLYSDDQIDRIHELAKQVLAEIGIRALLPRARDTYRAAGCIVDDDTMMVRIGDEIIEAAIASAPGTFVLQASDPENNIPLGGTSLNFMPVGGPPGFSDLEGGKQTGTRAAARNFMKLCQHFDVMHVAGPCVEAQDLALNERHLWIKLDHLTLTSKAVFTWARGTPQSMDGFEMIRIARGLSTEEFRSAHHTYTVINTNSPLQLDIPMLNGLMDFAEHNQIVVITPFTLSGAMAPVTISGALVQQHAEFLAALVINQLVRPGAPVVYGAFTSNVDMKSGSPAFGTPEYVKAAWGSGQLARKLGLPWRSSAPTASNAPDAQGAYETQLSLWGAIQGGSNFIAHTAGWLEGGLTASFEKFILDIEVLQMVAELCQPAKFDEDELALDAIREVGPGGHYFGCEHTMERYSTAFYKPLVSDWSNFGQWTENGSLTATQRANTIWKKLVADFEPPALDAGIRDELDDYIERRIAEGGALPES from the coding sequence ATGAATGTACAGCGAGGAAGACGCGGCGGTAGACGGCAGGCCGGAACGGAAACTCCAGTCAGGGATGTGAACTACCGCAACCTGGTCAATCCGTTTGCACCACAGCCGCTTTACTCCGACGACCAGATTGACCGCATCCACGAACTCGCCAAGCAGGTGCTTGCTGAAATCGGTATCCGTGCCTTGCTGCCGCGGGCGCGTGATACCTATCGCGCCGCGGGATGTATTGTGGATGACGACACCATGATGGTGCGGATCGGTGACGAGATCATCGAGGCGGCGATCGCATCAGCGCCGGGCACTTTCGTTTTGCAGGCCAGTGATCCGGAAAACAATATCCCGCTGGGCGGCACGTCGCTGAACTTCATGCCGGTGGGCGGTCCGCCGGGCTTTTCCGATCTTGAAGGAGGCAAGCAAACCGGAACGCGTGCAGCGGCGCGCAATTTCATGAAGCTGTGCCAGCACTTTGATGTCATGCATGTGGCAGGCCCGTGTGTTGAAGCGCAGGACCTGGCTTTGAACGAGCGCCATCTTTGGATCAAGCTGGATCATCTCACTCTGACCAGCAAGGCCGTGTTTACCTGGGCGCGGGGCACACCCCAATCGATGGACGGGTTTGAAATGATCCGCATCGCGCGCGGGCTGTCCACTGAGGAGTTCAGGTCCGCACACCATACCTACACAGTGATCAATACCAATTCTCCGCTACAGCTTGATATTCCGATGCTCAACGGGTTGATGGATTTTGCCGAGCACAACCAGATAGTCGTCATCACGCCGTTCACGCTGTCCGGCGCCATGGCACCGGTGACCATTTCCGGGGCGCTGGTGCAGCAGCATGCGGAGTTTCTGGCCGCGCTGGTCATCAACCAGCTTGTGCGTCCGGGTGCGCCGGTGGTGTACGGGGCGTTCACCTCCAACGTGGACATGAAGTCGGGTTCGCCGGCGTTTGGTACGCCTGAATACGTCAAGGCTGCCTGGGGCTCGGGCCAGCTGGCGCGCAAGCTCGGCTTGCCGTGGCGCTCTTCGGCACCGACCGCATCGAATGCACCGGATGCACAGGGTGCCTACGAGACACAGCTTTCCCTGTGGGGCGCCATTCAGGGCGGGTCCAACTTCATCGCGCATACCGCAGGCTGGCTGGAAGGCGGGCTTACCGCGTCTTTCGAGAAATTCATTCTCGATATTGAGGTCCTGCAGATGGTTGCCGAACTTTGCCAGCCGGCAAAGTTCGATGAGGATGAGCTGGCGCTTGATGCCATTCGCGAGGTGGGGCCGGGCGGCCATTACTTCGGATGCGAACACACCATGGAGCGGTATTCAACGGCGTTCTACAAACCCCTGGTGTCCGACTGGAGCAATTTTGGCCAATGGACAGAAAACGGTTCCCTGACCGCGACGCAGCGGGCCAATACCATCTGGAAAAAGCTGGTCGCCGACTTTGAACCGCCGGCACTGGATGCCGGAATTCGTGACGAACTCGACGATTACATTGAACGCCGCATTGCTGAAGGCGGTGCCTTGCCGGAATCGTGA
- a CDS encoding DUF309 domain-containing protein, which produces MPDISLPSQTHVPGTGSKPDQVPLDHAKELAPAVTGAYDWQDNVPYLYGHDLMRAGYYWEAHEVWEAVWLATPSNSPERLLLQALIQTANAQLKTGMQRDNAAARLQGQVEELRLELIARLGGRIETYMGVDIGNSNMHYIA; this is translated from the coding sequence GTGCCGGATATCAGCTTGCCGTCGCAGACCCATGTGCCGGGAACCGGCAGCAAGCCTGATCAGGTACCGCTTGACCATGCGAAGGAACTCGCGCCCGCGGTTACCGGGGCATATGACTGGCAAGACAATGTTCCCTATCTTTATGGCCATGACCTGATGCGGGCCGGGTATTACTGGGAAGCCCACGAGGTATGGGAGGCAGTTTGGCTGGCGACGCCGTCCAACAGTCCGGAACGGCTGTTGCTGCAGGCGTTGATCCAGACTGCCAATGCGCAATTGAAGACAGGAATGCAGCGTGACAATGCCGCAGCAAGGTTGCAGGGCCAGGTGGAAGAGTTGCGACTTGAGCTGATTGCCAGGCTTGGCGGGCGGATTGAAACATACATGGGTGTCGACATAGGAAACAGTAATATGCATTATATTGCGTAA
- a CDS encoding carboxyl transferase domain-containing protein, whose amino-acid sequence MAILKPTAPTRGETFDANRKAMLSALSTVEDAVKAALDGGGDAARERHLSRGKILPRERVARLLDPGSPFLEIGATAAHAMYDGAAPCAGMIAGVGRVENREVMIIANDATVKGGTYYPLTVKKHLRAQEIAQVSNLPCIYLVDSGGANLPNQDEVFPDRDHFGRIFFNQANMSSRGIAQIAVVMGSCTAGGAYVPAMSDESIIVKEQGTIFLAGPPLVKAATGEVVTAEELGGADVHTRLSGVADHMAMDDAHALELARRAIANLNSQKQMSVTLQTPEAPLYDPDELMGVVPGDLKTPYDVREVLARVVDGSRFDEFKARYGPTLVTGFAHIHGIPCGIIANNGVLFSESATKGAHFVELCSQRRIPLVFLQNITGFMVGKSYEAGGIAKDGAKLVTAVSTTSVPKVTMMVGGSFGAGNYGMSGRAFDPRFVWSWPNSRISVMGGEQAAGVLATVRRDGIERKGGEWSGDEEAAFRKPIADQFEHQGHPLYASARLWDDGVIDPRRTRDVLGLSLSAALNAPIAETRFGVFRM is encoded by the coding sequence ATGGCCATCTTGAAGCCGACCGCACCGACGCGTGGCGAGACCTTTGATGCCAATCGAAAGGCGATGCTCAGCGCATTGTCCACGGTCGAGGATGCTGTCAAAGCGGCGCTGGATGGCGGCGGTGATGCCGCGCGTGAAAGACACTTGTCGCGTGGCAAGATCTTGCCGCGCGAGCGGGTGGCGAGACTGCTTGATCCCGGTTCGCCGTTTCTTGAGATCGGCGCAACTGCGGCACACGCAATGTATGACGGGGCAGCGCCATGCGCCGGCATGATTGCCGGCGTTGGCCGGGTCGAAAACCGCGAAGTGATGATCATCGCAAATGATGCGACGGTTAAGGGCGGCACCTATTATCCGCTCACCGTGAAAAAGCATTTGCGTGCGCAGGAAATAGCCCAGGTGAGCAACCTGCCGTGCATCTACCTGGTGGATTCCGGCGGAGCCAATCTTCCCAACCAGGACGAAGTGTTCCCGGACCGTGACCATTTCGGGCGCATCTTTTTCAACCAGGCCAATATGTCGTCCCGCGGCATTGCCCAGATCGCGGTGGTGATGGGATCGTGCACGGCAGGCGGTGCCTATGTGCCGGCCATGTCGGACGAGTCGATCATCGTCAAGGAGCAGGGCACCATCTTTCTGGCAGGCCCGCCCCTGGTGAAGGCTGCCACCGGCGAAGTCGTAACGGCGGAAGAACTCGGCGGGGCGGATGTGCACACGCGTTTGTCCGGGGTGGCCGACCACATGGCGATGGACGATGCCCATGCACTTGAGCTTGCGCGCCGGGCCATCGCCAATCTCAATTCGCAGAAACAGATGTCTGTCACGCTGCAAACGCCGGAAGCCCCGCTTTATGATCCGGACGAACTGATGGGCGTTGTGCCGGGTGACCTGAAAACACCCTACGACGTTCGCGAAGTGCTGGCCCGCGTCGTGGACGGGTCACGTTTCGATGAGTTCAAGGCGCGCTATGGTCCGACGCTGGTTACAGGCTTTGCGCATATTCATGGCATTCCGTGCGGCATCATCGCCAACAACGGCGTACTGTTTTCGGAAAGTGCGACCAAGGGTGCCCACTTTGTGGAACTGTGTTCGCAGCGCCGCATTCCGCTGGTCTTCCTGCAAAACATAACCGGCTTCATGGTCGGCAAGTCATATGAGGCCGGGGGCATCGCCAAGGACGGCGCCAAGCTGGTGACGGCCGTTTCGACAACATCGGTGCCGAAAGTGACGATGATGGTCGGCGGGTCTTTCGGGGCCGGCAATTACGGCATGTCGGGGCGGGCATTCGACCCGCGGTTCGTGTGGTCGTGGCCCAACAGCCGGATTTCGGTGATGGGTGGCGAGCAGGCCGCAGGCGTGCTTGCAACGGTCAGGCGTGACGGGATCGAGCGCAAGGGCGGCGAGTGGTCCGGGGATGAAGAGGCTGCGTTCCGCAAGCCCATTGCGGATCAGTTCGAACATCAGGGGCATCCGCTTTACGCCTCGGCCCGGCTTTGGGACGATGGTGTGATCGATCCGCGCCGGACCCGTGATGTGCTGGGATTGTCGCTGTCTGCCGCACTCAACGCACCGATAGCGGAAACACGTTTCGGCGTGTTCAGGATGTGA
- the boxC gene encoding 2,3-epoxybenzoyl-CoA dihydrolase: protein MSRIDFQTSPETYRHWRIEPDGEVARLVMDVDETAGLFDGYELKLNSYDLGVDIELADAIQRLRFEYPQVKTVVLASGKDKVFCAGANIRMLGGSAHSHKVNFCKFTNETRNSMEEASAESGQTYLCAVSGACAGGGYELALACDHIMLTDDGSSTVALPEVPLLAVLPGTGGLTRVTDKRKVRRDRADVFCSLEEGIRGRKAVDWRLVDEVAPASKFADAVSERALELAAKSDRPSDGAGVKLTALNKTITDNAIAYSTVSAEFDRAARVATINITGPDTGPPADVAAAEGQGDQFWPLRLARELDDALLEIRFNELEMAVVQFKSAGDPSVVLAYDGFMDSNAKHWLMRELLLYWRRVLKRVDLTSRTLAVMAEPGSCFAGTLAELLFAADRSYMADGQFEGDNRAEATIALGPLNFGAYPMSNGITRLETRFLGEPEAVDAAKARQGEVLDASEANELGLVTFAFDDIDWEDEVRIFLEERASFSPDALTGMEANLRFAGPETMETRIFGRLTAWQNWIFQRPNAVGADGALQRYGSGKRADFNMERV, encoded by the coding sequence ATGAGCCGTATCGACTTTCAGACTTCACCGGAAACCTACCGACACTGGCGCATTGAACCCGATGGTGAAGTGGCCCGCCTGGTGATGGATGTGGATGAAACCGCGGGCCTGTTTGACGGTTATGAACTGAAGCTCAATTCCTATGACCTGGGGGTGGACATTGAACTGGCAGACGCAATTCAGCGGCTGCGGTTCGAATACCCGCAGGTCAAGACGGTTGTCCTGGCATCAGGCAAGGACAAGGTGTTTTGTGCCGGCGCCAACATCCGCATGCTCGGTGGATCAGCACATTCCCACAAGGTGAATTTCTGCAAGTTCACCAATGAGACGCGCAACTCAATGGAAGAGGCGTCTGCCGAAAGCGGCCAGACCTACTTGTGTGCTGTTTCCGGTGCGTGTGCCGGCGGCGGGTATGAACTGGCGCTTGCCTGCGACCACATCATGCTGACCGATGACGGATCATCCACGGTGGCGCTGCCGGAGGTGCCGCTGCTGGCCGTGTTGCCCGGCACGGGCGGCCTGACGCGGGTGACGGACAAGCGCAAGGTGAGGCGGGATCGCGCTGATGTGTTCTGCTCTCTCGAAGAAGGTATTCGCGGCAGGAAAGCGGTCGACTGGCGGCTGGTAGACGAAGTCGCACCGGCATCCAAGTTCGCCGATGCCGTTAGTGAACGCGCACTTGAGCTGGCAGCCAAATCCGACCGTCCGTCCGACGGCGCTGGTGTCAAGCTCACCGCGCTGAACAAGACCATCACCGACAACGCCATCGCCTATTCAACCGTATCGGCGGAATTTGACCGTGCTGCCCGTGTGGCAACGATCAACATTACCGGCCCGGACACTGGCCCGCCTGCCGACGTCGCCGCAGCCGAAGGCCAAGGTGACCAGTTCTGGCCGTTGCGCCTGGCACGCGAACTGGATGATGCACTGCTGGAAATCCGGTTCAATGAGCTGGAAATGGCCGTGGTTCAGTTCAAGTCCGCCGGTGATCCTTCTGTGGTGCTGGCCTATGACGGGTTCATGGACAGCAATGCCAAGCACTGGCTGATGCGCGAACTGCTGCTGTACTGGCGTCGCGTGCTGAAACGCGTTGACCTCACATCACGGACGCTTGCCGTCATGGCGGAACCGGGCTCTTGTTTTGCCGGTACACTGGCGGAGCTATTGTTTGCGGCAGACCGGTCCTACATGGCAGACGGCCAGTTTGAAGGCGACAACCGCGCCGAGGCGACCATTGCTTTGGGGCCACTGAATTTTGGCGCTTACCCCATGAGCAACGGCATCACCCGGCTCGAGACACGGTTTCTCGGCGAGCCGGAAGCCGTTGATGCCGCCAAAGCGAGGCAGGGCGAGGTGCTGGATGCATCTGAAGCCAACGAGCTTGGCCTGGTCACGTTTGCCTTTGACGATATCGACTGGGAAGACGAGGTGCGGATTTTCCTGGAGGAACGTGCCAGCTTCTCTCCCGACGCGCTGACCGGCATGGAGGCGAACCTGCGGTTTGCAGGACCGGAAACCATGGAAACGCGTATATTCGGCAGGCTGACGGCCTGGCAGAACTGGATTTTCCAGCGCCCCAATGCGGTGGGCGCTGATGGTGCCTTGCAACGATACGGATCGGGCAAGCGCGCTGACTTCAATATGGAACGTGTGTAG
- a CDS encoding ATP-binding protein produces MRTAKRLGVATVAVYSDADAGAMHVAEADEAVRVGPPPVADSYLQADTIIAAAKATGAEAIHPGYGFLSENPDFVEKVETAGLVFIGPSAEAIRAMGLKDAAKALMETANVPVVPGYHGERQEPEFLKQQAEEIGYPVLIKARAGGGGKGMRKVDAADQFADALAGAQREGKASFADDRVLIEKYVTSPRHIEIQVFGDRHGDAVHLFERDCSLQRRHQKVIEEAPAPGMTDEMRTAMGDAAVKAARAIGYSGAGTVEFIVDGSDGLLPDRFWFMEMNTRLQVEHPVTEAITGLDLVELQLRVAAGEPLPFVQADLAIDGHAFEARLYAEDVPRGFLPAIGTLDHLRFSSAARNDTGVREGDEITPHYDPMIAKVIVHGRSRDEALAKMRAALADTQIAGTVTNKAFLSALCRHDGFSRGAVDTGLIERDLAQLVQEGETPVLAQAVAAIAVLGLAGDTDQDDPWSSLSGWRLWGAAQHFVKLVQGAAIFDLRVSLRNSRDFKVSSQTEAVNVSLVERAPDRMIVDGHTQPLRFAVSEVSGRVAQVTVFLNGDTFVFDVPDGVTDAGDAGSGDDVRAPMPGLVKQIRVKAGEQVTKGDALAVLEAMKMEHTLTAARDGIVAETYVADGDQVSNGDLLVSLVPEKE; encoded by the coding sequence ATGCGTACGGCAAAGCGGCTTGGCGTTGCCACCGTCGCTGTTTATTCGGATGCGGATGCAGGTGCCATGCATGTGGCTGAAGCAGACGAAGCCGTGCGCGTCGGTCCGCCACCGGTGGCCGACAGTTATCTTCAGGCAGACACCATCATTGCGGCGGCGAAGGCAACAGGTGCTGAAGCCATTCATCCCGGCTACGGTTTTCTGTCCGAAAATCCGGATTTTGTCGAAAAGGTCGAAACTGCGGGCCTTGTGTTCATCGGTCCGTCTGCCGAGGCCATCCGTGCCATGGGGCTCAAGGATGCCGCCAAGGCCCTGATGGAAACGGCAAACGTGCCGGTCGTTCCCGGATATCATGGCGAGCGTCAGGAGCCGGAATTTCTGAAGCAGCAGGCTGAAGAAATTGGCTATCCTGTGCTTATCAAGGCGCGCGCCGGGGGTGGCGGCAAGGGGATGCGCAAGGTTGATGCGGCTGACCAGTTTGCCGACGCACTGGCAGGCGCACAGCGCGAAGGCAAGGCAAGCTTTGCGGATGACCGGGTGCTGATCGAGAAATACGTTACCTCGCCACGCCATATCGAAATCCAGGTGTTCGGCGACCGGCACGGTGATGCCGTGCATCTGTTTGAACGCGACTGTTCGCTGCAGCGCCGTCATCAGAAAGTGATTGAGGAAGCACCGGCTCCCGGTATGACCGACGAGATGCGCACCGCCATGGGCGATGCGGCGGTCAAGGCGGCCAGGGCCATCGGTTATTCAGGAGCCGGTACCGTTGAGTTCATCGTTGACGGGTCAGACGGACTGCTGCCGGATCGGTTCTGGTTCATGGAAATGAACACCCGCCTGCAGGTTGAACACCCGGTCACCGAAGCTATTACCGGGCTCGATCTCGTCGAGTTGCAATTGCGTGTCGCGGCAGGAGAGCCGTTGCCGTTTGTACAGGCTGATCTGGCCATTGACGGCCATGCCTTTGAGGCAAGGCTTTATGCAGAAGATGTTCCCAGGGGCTTCCTGCCGGCCATCGGGACGCTGGATCACTTGAGGTTTTCGTCTGCAGCGCGCAACGATACCGGCGTCCGCGAGGGCGATGAAATCACGCCGCATTACGATCCAATGATTGCCAAGGTCATCGTGCACGGGCGGTCCCGGGACGAGGCGCTGGCGAAAATGCGCGCGGCACTGGCCGACACGCAGATCGCCGGCACTGTCACCAACAAGGCGTTCCTGTCTGCATTGTGCAGGCATGACGGGTTTTCCCGGGGGGCAGTGGACACTGGCCTGATCGAGAGGGATCTGGCGCAACTCGTGCAGGAAGGCGAAACTCCCGTGCTTGCGCAGGCAGTGGCGGCAATTGCCGTTTTGGGCCTGGCGGGCGACACGGACCAAGATGATCCGTGGAGTTCGCTGTCCGGGTGGCGGCTGTGGGGGGCAGCACAGCATTTTGTGAAGCTTGTGCAGGGCGCCGCGATATTTGATTTGCGCGTGTCGTTGCGCAATTCCCGCGACTTCAAGGTTTCATCGCAAACCGAAGCGGTTAATGTGTCGCTGGTCGAGCGCGCACCCGACAGGATGATTGTTGACGGTCACACCCAGCCACTGCGCTTTGCCGTATCTGAAGTTTCCGGCCGTGTCGCGCAGGTCACCGTTTTCCTGAACGGCGATACGTTTGTGTTTGATGTCCCGGACGGTGTTACCGATGCAGGCGATGCCGGGTCCGGTGATGATGTGCGCGCACCGATGCCGGGCCTGGTAAAGCAGATCAGGGTGAAAGCTGGTGAACAGGTTACAAAGGGCGACGCCCTTGCGGTGCTGGAAGCCATGAAGATGGAACACACGCTGACGGCAGCGCGAGACGGTATCGTTGCCGAAACATATGTGGCGGATGGCGACCAGGTAAGTAACGGTGATTTACTGGTTTCGCTCGTGCCGGAAAAGGAATAG